From a region of the Halomonas sp. HL-93 genome:
- a CDS encoding sulfite exporter TauE/SafE family protein: MSLWIGAALVSVVFFTSMLSGVFGMAGGLVLLWFLLLIFPAGTAMAVHGVIQLTANGSRAWLSRRYIVWRIVAFMTLGVLSAAGLLLLFNYSPNAASVSILIGLMPILVWMPKRWFHLDANRASHALCCGIASGGLTIAAGVSGPLIDIFFVRSRMDRRQVVATKAMIQVVAHSIKIIFYLGAAMSLSAGEWGIVLLAAPFAIFGTHTGNRILHRLTDANFRTWTRWIVTGIGVFYFLQGVFLLTR, encoded by the coding sequence ATGTCACTATGGATTGGTGCAGCCCTGGTTAGTGTGGTGTTTTTTACGTCGATGCTCTCTGGCGTATTTGGCATGGCGGGCGGTTTGGTACTGCTGTGGTTTCTACTGTTGATCTTTCCTGCAGGCACGGCAATGGCGGTGCACGGCGTAATACAGCTCACCGCGAATGGGTCACGGGCATGGCTATCGCGGCGCTATATTGTCTGGCGTATCGTTGCCTTTATGACCCTTGGCGTATTGAGTGCCGCTGGCTTGCTGCTGTTGTTCAACTACAGCCCTAACGCCGCCAGCGTATCGATTTTGATAGGCCTGATGCCGATTTTGGTATGGATGCCCAAGCGCTGGTTTCACCTGGATGCCAACCGCGCCAGCCACGCGCTGTGCTGTGGTATCGCTTCTGGCGGTTTGACAATTGCGGCGGGGGTTTCCGGGCCACTTATTGATATTTTCTTTGTGCGCTCTCGCATGGATCGACGTCAGGTAGTCGCCACCAAGGCGATGATTCAGGTGGTGGCGCACAGCATTAAAATCATTTTCTACCTGGGTGCCGCCATGTCGCTTAGTGCCGGAGAGTGGGGCATTGTCCTGCTAGCGGCGCCGTTTGCGATCTTTGGTACCCACACCGGCAACCGCATTTTACACCGCCTCACCGATGCCAACTTCCGCACCTGGACCCGCTGGATCGTCACCGGTATTGGGGTCTTCTACTTCTTGCAAGGGGTCTTTCTGCTCACCCGCTAG
- a CDS encoding aldehyde dehydrogenase produces the protein MAADNTKTLADWQAKAASLSFETRAFINGEFVAAAGGSTLTSINPATGSVLAEVASCDAPEAERATQAARETFDSGVWSRCPPSQRKRVLLRLADLVETHRDELALLDTLDMGKPISSSLGDLAGTVACLRYQAECIDKLYGEVAPTGDRALGLVLREPMGVVAAIVPWNFPLMMTSWKIAPALAAGNSVVLKPSEKSPLSALRLAHLAQEAGIPDGVFQVLPGYGHTVGKALALSMQVDCLAFTGSTAVGKQLMQYAGQSNLKRVFLECGGKSPNIVFADCQHLDAVAQSAAEAIFHNQGEVCIAGSRLLVENSIRKEFVARVVKAAEHMQPGDPLDPDSFMGAMVDEAQYHRVLEYIRQGESEGATLTLGGEANHSQGYFLSPTIFDDVTPDMRIGREEIFGPVLSVFGFDSEEQAIALANDSDFGLAAGVWSQDIDRIMRVSRRLQSGQVYVNNWAGIDQTVPFGGVKQSGNGRDKSLHAQEKYCEVKTVWMSLSV, from the coding sequence ATGGCGGCAGATAACACGAAAACCCTAGCCGACTGGCAAGCAAAAGCAGCGTCACTGAGCTTTGAAACGCGCGCTTTTATCAATGGTGAGTTTGTGGCCGCCGCAGGTGGCAGCACACTGACCAGTATCAATCCTGCTACCGGAAGCGTGCTTGCCGAGGTGGCCAGCTGCGATGCGCCAGAGGCTGAGCGTGCAACGCAAGCGGCCCGTGAAACCTTTGATAGCGGTGTCTGGTCACGTTGCCCTCCGAGTCAACGCAAGCGCGTGTTGCTGCGCCTCGCGGATTTGGTAGAGACGCACCGCGATGAGTTGGCGTTACTCGATACGCTCGATATGGGTAAGCCGATTTCCAGCTCGCTTGGGGATTTGGCAGGCACCGTTGCCTGCTTGCGCTATCAGGCGGAATGTATCGATAAACTCTATGGCGAAGTGGCCCCCACGGGAGATCGTGCGCTCGGATTGGTGCTACGTGAACCCATGGGCGTTGTTGCGGCGATCGTGCCATGGAATTTTCCACTGATGATGACGTCCTGGAAGATTGCCCCGGCACTGGCCGCGGGCAACAGCGTGGTTCTCAAACCGTCGGAAAAATCGCCGTTGTCGGCGCTGCGCTTGGCGCATCTTGCCCAGGAAGCCGGTATTCCTGACGGCGTATTTCAGGTTTTACCCGGTTACGGCCATACGGTGGGCAAAGCACTGGCGCTCTCCATGCAGGTAGATTGCTTGGCGTTTACCGGCTCCACGGCGGTGGGTAAACAGCTCATGCAGTACGCCGGACAATCCAACCTGAAACGCGTGTTTCTAGAGTGCGGTGGCAAAAGCCCAAACATCGTTTTTGCGGACTGTCAGCATCTAGATGCCGTCGCCCAAAGCGCTGCAGAAGCTATTTTCCACAACCAAGGTGAAGTCTGTATTGCCGGTTCGCGCCTGTTGGTGGAAAACAGTATTCGCAAGGAGTTTGTGGCCCGTGTGGTGAAAGCCGCTGAGCACATGCAGCCAGGAGACCCGCTCGACCCGGATAGCTTCATGGGCGCCATGGTCGATGAAGCGCAGTACCACCGGGTACTTGAGTATATTCGCCAAGGCGAAAGCGAAGGCGCCACCCTGACGCTAGGGGGTGAAGCCAATCACTCCCAGGGATATTTCCTGTCGCCGACGATTTTCGATGACGTTACTCCCGATATGCGCATTGGCCGCGAAGAAATCTTTGGCCCCGTGCTGAGCGTGTTCGGTTTCGACAGCGAAGAGCAAGCGATTGCACTGGCCAATGATAGTGACTTTGGCCTCGCTGCCGGCGTTTGGAGCCAGGACATTGACCGCATTATGCGGGTCTCTCGGCGTCTGCAATCCGGTCAGGTATACGTGAATAACTGGGCGGGTATCGATCAGACAGTACCCTTTGGCGGCGTTAAACAGTCGGGCAATGGGCGCGATAAATCGCTTCATGCGCAGGAGAAATACTGCGAAGTGAAGACGGTGTGGATGTCGCTGAGCGTTTGA
- a CDS encoding cupin domain-containing protein, which translates to MSDDVGASLRSLRKQRGISQRELAKLCGVTHSSLSLIEQGKVSPSVSSLKKILNAFSISVGDFFTMDLDSQEQVFYSADELVDIASGDISYKLVGANRPNRALAFMVENYQPGADTGQAMIAHYGEEAGFVIEGEIEIIVGSTARRLGPGESYYFKTSVPHRFRNTGDAPCKIISCATPGKTF; encoded by the coding sequence ATGTCGGATGACGTGGGTGCGAGTTTGCGTTCCTTGCGCAAGCAGCGGGGAATTTCGCAGCGTGAGCTGGCAAAGCTATGTGGAGTTACTCACTCTAGTCTTTCGCTGATAGAGCAGGGAAAAGTTAGCCCGTCAGTCAGTTCCCTGAAGAAAATTCTGAACGCATTTTCCATAAGCGTCGGTGATTTTTTTACGATGGACCTTGATAGTCAGGAGCAGGTTTTCTATTCGGCTGATGAGCTTGTTGATATCGCCTCTGGTGATATTTCCTACAAGCTTGTAGGAGCGAATCGGCCTAATCGCGCGTTGGCATTTATGGTTGAGAATTATCAACCGGGCGCTGACACAGGGCAGGCGATGATTGCTCACTACGGTGAAGAGGCTGGCTTCGTCATAGAAGGTGAAATCGAAATCATCGTGGGAAGCACCGCTAGACGCTTAGGGCCGGGTGAATCGTATTATTTCAAGACAAGCGTTCCGCATCGTTTCCGAAATACCGGAGATGCACCCTGTAAGATAATTAGCTGTGCTACACCTGGTAAGACGTTCTGA
- a CDS encoding aminotransferase-like domain-containing protein, translated as MDHTEALHHFEQLYAHQPEQLSKQVRIELALRQAITHQWPTGLRLPSHRALASAVGVSRQTLAQAVGTLLEEQLLKTAHGQGTWTCKPAVLATTLPVNTQLSKRAQRVLDGPGASMIQSGAFVPGIPDIAQFPMRKWRQLYASVTVPQNALLLSYSTGGYGPLKRAIRDFLARWRNISCDTEQIIITDGTHNGIQLCAMALADVGDTVAMESPCYWGARNVFTAAGLDIQMLAWQPGNGHSLPSDTGPIKLAYLTGSHHYPLSVPTSAEHKQQLCDALSPSYVVEDDYEFNRDDHANLLFDAHSARHLLVGSFSKMMFPGLRLGYLVVPHHLAGPMNRLRSELFREGRMLDQAVLAQFIFDGDLDAWCRRIQRDYLGRQQVLHDQLGSLPQVRSVSPPSSAISLCVEFEPGINDVQIAQALLKEHLVVRPLSPVCAKHDPRVGLVMGVGMLSGETLVREAQRLRRCLESLLR; from the coding sequence ATGGACCATACGGAGGCTTTGCACCACTTTGAACAGCTTTATGCACACCAGCCTGAACAGTTGAGTAAGCAAGTCCGTATCGAGTTGGCACTGCGCCAGGCGATTACCCATCAATGGCCTACTGGGCTGCGCTTGCCTTCCCACCGTGCCCTGGCCAGTGCTGTGGGGGTGTCTCGCCAAACCCTGGCGCAAGCAGTCGGCACGTTACTTGAGGAGCAATTGCTTAAAACCGCCCACGGCCAGGGGACCTGGACCTGCAAGCCGGCGGTTCTTGCAACGACATTGCCAGTCAACACCCAACTCTCAAAGCGCGCCCAGCGCGTACTAGACGGCCCCGGCGCCAGCATGATTCAAAGTGGGGCCTTTGTCCCCGGCATTCCCGATATTGCCCAGTTTCCGATGCGCAAGTGGCGGCAGCTGTATGCCAGTGTCACCGTGCCGCAGAATGCCCTGCTGCTGTCTTACTCCACCGGCGGCTATGGGCCGCTTAAACGTGCGATACGCGATTTTCTGGCGCGCTGGCGCAACATCAGTTGCGATACCGAGCAAATTATTATCACCGACGGCACTCATAACGGGATCCAGCTGTGCGCCATGGCGCTGGCCGATGTGGGCGATACCGTCGCAATGGAGTCGCCTTGTTACTGGGGGGCGCGCAATGTGTTTACCGCTGCGGGGTTAGACATCCAGATGTTGGCGTGGCAGCCCGGTAACGGGCATTCGCTGCCCTCCGATACCGGCCCGATAAAACTGGCCTACTTGACCGGTTCCCACCACTATCCACTGAGCGTGCCCACCAGCGCCGAGCATAAGCAACAGCTTTGTGATGCCTTGTCGCCCAGCTACGTGGTGGAAGACGACTACGAATTTAACCGCGACGATCACGCTAACCTGCTCTTCGATGCGCACTCGGCGCGCCACTTGCTGGTCGGCTCGTTTTCCAAGATGATGTTTCCTGGCTTGCGCTTGGGCTACCTGGTCGTACCGCATCATCTAGCAGGGCCAATGAACCGCCTACGCAGCGAGCTTTTCCGCGAAGGGCGCATGCTTGATCAGGCCGTACTGGCGCAATTCATTTTTGATGGTGACCTGGACGCCTGGTGCCGCCGTATCCAGCGTGACTATTTAGGCCGCCAGCAGGTACTGCATGACCAGCTAGGCTCGCTGCCACAGGTGCGCAGCGTCTCACCGCCGAGCAGCGCCATCAGCCTATGTGTTGAGTTTGAGCCGGGTATCAATGATGTGCAGATCGCCCAAGCACTGTTAAAAGAACATCTGGTTGTGCGTCCACTTAGCCCCGTATGCGCCAAACACGACCCACGGGTTGGTCTGGTAATGGGCGTGGGAATGCTTTCGGGGGAAACATTGGTGCGCGAAGCCCAGCGATTACGCCGTTGCTTAGAGAGCCTGCTACGCTAG
- a CDS encoding transglycosylase SLT domain-containing protein encodes MPRPVDGFIARHWPAFATLRRWVPLGLVLALSGCATFAPNPPEDQSNICEIFREQPSWYDYAQESQEKWGTPIATQMSFIQQESSFRSHIRPDRKYYLGFIPGPRPSSAKGYAQAQDPVWSEYEDDVGGLFSRRTHMKHATDFIGWYNQRTREQTGVSLSNPEHLYLAYHEGAGGYQRGSYRGKPAVQRAASQVATRASRYQSQLNSCEAEFQCRKFYQVWPFCRS; translated from the coding sequence ATGCCCCGCCCTGTTGATGGATTTATCGCTCGCCACTGGCCGGCTTTCGCTACGCTTCGCCGTTGGGTGCCGCTAGGCCTAGTTCTGGCGCTCTCGGGCTGCGCTACCTTCGCGCCCAACCCACCCGAGGATCAAAGCAACATCTGCGAGATTTTCCGCGAACAGCCCAGCTGGTATGACTACGCCCAAGAGTCTCAGGAGAAGTGGGGCACGCCGATCGCCACCCAGATGTCATTTATTCAGCAGGAATCGTCGTTTCGTAGCCACATTCGACCAGACCGCAAGTACTACCTGGGCTTTATCCCCGGCCCGCGACCTTCTTCAGCCAAAGGCTACGCCCAGGCCCAAGACCCTGTGTGGAGTGAATACGAAGATGACGTAGGCGGGCTATTTTCCCGCCGCACGCACATGAAACACGCCACCGATTTTATTGGCTGGTACAACCAACGCACCCGCGAACAAACCGGCGTTTCACTCAGCAACCCTGAACACCTTTACCTGGCCTATCACGAAGGCGCAGGCGGCTATCAGCGCGGCAGCTACCGTGGTAAACCCGCCGTACAGCGGGCCGCCAGCCAAGTCGCCACGCGGGCCAGCCGCTACCAATCGCAACTCAACAGCTGCGAAGCGGAATTCCAATGCCGCAAGTTTTATCAGGTATGGCCGTTCTGTCGTAGTTAA
- the nhaC gene encoding Na+/H+ antiporter NhaC yields MSTDHTAKEDQETPRPSLKATMIPIVFMAASLGIFIGYFETDPHLPLFLSAIVATIVAIATGSRWKHLEAGIMRSIGLTTQAIVILIIIGTIIGYWIAGGIVPTMIYYGLSILAPDYFLVAACLICCLVSLAGGNAWTAAGTIGIALMGVGEGLGLNPAMVAGAVISGVYFGDKISPLSETTNMAPGVVGVDLFEHIRYMLYTTVPALAVALVLYTILGLNMTPSGDGATQVAELQQSLNELFIISPWLLLVPAAVIVMMIKKVPAIPALAVGSLMGIVCAIVVQGVPLDDSFTIFVEGYSVDTGNVTVDDLLTNGGTDAMMWTVSLIIIAMSFGGILESAGFFRTIVESLLKLAKTTGSLIATTVATAMTANVVGCDQYLSIILPARMYANEFQRRSLKLKNLSRTVEDAGTMTSPLVPWNTCGAFMFATLGVSAFSYAPYAFLALLSPLFAILYGFTGFRIAYEDVPQEAEVDSGLADARSA; encoded by the coding sequence ATGTCGACTGACCACACTGCTAAAGAAGACCAAGAAACTCCCCGCCCAAGTTTGAAAGCGACCATGATACCTATTGTGTTTATGGCGGCATCATTGGGCATTTTTATCGGCTATTTCGAGACGGATCCGCACTTGCCACTTTTTTTGAGTGCGATTGTCGCGACGATAGTGGCTATTGCGACGGGTAGTCGCTGGAAGCATCTCGAAGCGGGAATCATGCGCTCTATTGGCCTGACCACTCAGGCGATTGTGATTCTCATCATTATCGGCACCATTATTGGCTACTGGATTGCCGGTGGCATTGTGCCCACCATGATCTATTACGGGCTGAGTATTCTGGCACCGGACTACTTTTTGGTCGCGGCGTGCCTGATCTGCTGCTTGGTATCGCTGGCTGGCGGTAACGCCTGGACGGCGGCCGGCACTATTGGCATCGCTCTGATGGGGGTCGGTGAAGGACTAGGCCTTAATCCGGCGATGGTAGCCGGCGCCGTGATCTCTGGGGTTTATTTTGGCGACAAGATTTCTCCGCTTTCCGAAACTACCAACATGGCGCCAGGTGTCGTCGGTGTCGATCTGTTTGAACACATTCGCTATATGCTCTACACCACGGTTCCTGCGCTTGCAGTAGCGCTGGTGCTTTACACCATTCTTGGTCTGAACATGACGCCTTCCGGCGATGGCGCGACACAAGTCGCCGAGTTGCAGCAGAGCTTAAATGAGCTCTTTATCATTAGCCCCTGGCTGCTGCTAGTGCCTGCGGCAGTAATCGTGATGATGATCAAAAAGGTGCCGGCTATCCCTGCGCTTGCTGTTGGTTCGCTAATGGGGATCGTCTGCGCGATTGTGGTTCAGGGTGTGCCTCTAGACGATAGCTTCACTATTTTTGTGGAAGGCTATTCGGTAGACACTGGCAATGTCACGGTGGACGACCTGCTGACCAACGGCGGTACTGACGCCATGATGTGGACGGTTTCATTGATCATCATTGCAATGAGCTTTGGCGGGATTCTTGAGTCTGCGGGTTTCTTTCGCACTATTGTAGAAAGCCTGCTTAAACTGGCCAAGACGACTGGCAGCTTGATCGCTACCACGGTGGCGACGGCGATGACCGCTAATGTAGTAGGTTGTGATCAGTATTTGAGCATTATCCTACCTGCCCGTATGTATGCCAACGAGTTCCAGCGTCGCTCGCTTAAGCTGAAAAACCTTTCGCGCACGGTAGAGGATGCCGGCACCATGACATCACCGCTAGTACCTTGGAATACTTGTGGTGCCTTCATGTTTGCCACGCTTGGTGTCAGTGCTTTCAGCTACGCGCCCTATGCCTTTCTAGCGTTGCTTAGTCCGCTATTTGCCATTCTTTACGGCTTTACCGGTTTCCGGATTGCTTACGAAGACGTACCGCAAGAGGCTGAAGTGGACTCTGGCTTGGCTGATGCTCGAAGTGCTTGA